One stretch of Gouania willdenowi chromosome 16, fGouWil2.1, whole genome shotgun sequence DNA includes these proteins:
- the eny2 gene encoding transcription and mRNA export factor ENY2: protein MSKESRMKATVNQKLTEMGERERLKELLRAKLTECGWKDQMKAHCKEVIKEKGLEQITVEDLVVEVTPKGRALVPDSVKKELLHRIRTFLSQHGT, encoded by the exons ATGAGTAAGGAGTCCAGAATGAAGGCGACAGTGAACCAGAAGCTGACGGAGATGGGGGAGAGAGAAAG ACTAAAGGAGCTGCTGAGGGCAAAGCTGACTGAGTGTGGTTGGAAGGACCAGATGAAGGCTCACTGCAAAG AGGTCATCAAGGAAAAAGGCCTGGAACAGATCACAGTGGAGGACCTTGTTGTAGAGGTCACGCCGAAAGGAAGAG CCTTGGTACCTGACAGTGTCAAGAAAGAGCTTCTCCACAGAATAAGAACCTTCTTATCTCAACATGGCACATAA